One genomic window of Salvia miltiorrhiza cultivar Shanhuang (shh) chromosome 4, IMPLAD_Smil_shh, whole genome shotgun sequence includes the following:
- the LOC131020553 gene encoding aquaporin PIP2-1-like produces MGKDIEVGAAEHGGRDYQDPPPAPLIDVEELGKWSFYRAIIAEFVATLLFLYVTVLTVIGYKSQSAADECGGVGILGIAWAFGGMIFILVYCTAGISGGHINPAVTFGLFLARKVSLVRAVLYMVAQCLGAVCGCGLVKAFQKAYYVRYGGGANELADGYSTGTGVAAEIIGTFVLVYTVFAATDPKRNARDSHVPVLAPLPIGFAVFMVHLATIPITGTGINPARSFGAAVIYGKDKAWDDQWIFWVGPFVGAAIAAIYHQFVLRAGSSKSFGSFKSSY; encoded by the exons atggGAAAAGATATTGAGGTTGGAGCCGCCGAGCACGGCGGCAGGGACTACCAAGATCCTCCGCCGGCGCCGCTGATCGACGTGGAGGAGCTGGGAAAGTGGTCGTTTTACAGAGCCATCATCGCTGAATTCGTCGCAACCCTTCTGTTCCTCTACGTCACTGTCCTCACCGTCATCGGTTACAAGAGCCAAAGCGCCGCCGACGAGTGCGGCGGCGTCGGCATTCTCGGCATCGCCTGGGCCTTCGGCGGCATGATCTTTATCCTCGTTTACTGCACCGCCGGCATTTCCG GTGGTCACATAAATCCGGCGGTGACATTCGGGCTTTTTCTGGCCCGAAAGGTGTCGTTGGTTCGGGCCGTGCTGTACATGGTGGCGCAGTGCTTAGGCGCCGTGTGCGGGTGCGGGCTGGTGAAGGCGTTCCAGAAGGCGTACTACGTCAGATACGGCGGCGGCGCTAATGAGCTGGCCGATGGATACAGCACCGGCACCGGCGTCGCGGCCGAGATCATCGGAACCTTTGTTCTCGTCTACACGGTCTTCGCCGCCACCGATCCCAAGAGGAATGCTAGGGACTCCCATGTTCCG GTTTTGGCGCCACTTCCAATTGGATTTGCGGTGTTCATGGTTCACTTAGCTACCATCCCGATCACGGGTACGGGCATCAACCCGGCCCGAAGTTTCGGAGCCGCCGTCATCTACGGCAAAGACAAAGCTTGGGATGATCAA TGGATTTTCTGGGTGGGGCCCTTCGTCGGAGCAGCCATCGCTGCAATATACCATCAGTTCGTTCTTCGGGCCGGATCTTCAAAATCTTTTGGATCTTTCAAGAGTTCTTATTGA
- the LOC131020552 gene encoding aquaporin PIP2-1-like, which yields MGKDIEVGATGEYGGGKDYQDPPPAPLIDVEELGKWSFYRAIIAEFVATLLFLYVTVLTVIGYKSQSAADECGGVGILGIAWAFGGMIFILVYCTAGISGGHINPAVTFGLLLARKVSLVRAVLYMAAQCLGAVCGCGLVKAFQKAYYVNYGGGANELADGYSTGTGVAAEIIGTFVLVYTVFAATDPKRNARDSHVPVLAPLPIGFAVFMVHLATIPITGTGINPARSFGAAVIYGKDKAWDDQWIFWVGPFVGAAIAAIYHQFVLRAGAVKSFGSFKSSAY from the exons atgggTAAAGATATCGAGGTCGGAGCCACCGGCGAGTACGGCGGCGGCAAGGACTACCAAGATCCTCCGCCGGCGCCCTTGATCGACGTGGAGGAGCTGGGAAAGTGGTCATTTTACAGAGCCATCATCGCTGAATTCGTCGCAACCCTTCTGTTCCTCTACGTCACTGTCCTCACCGTCATCGGTTACAAGAGCCAGAGCGCCGCCGACGAGTGCGGCGGCGTTGGCATTCTCGGCATCGCCTGGGCCTTCGGCGGCATGATCTTTATCCTCGTTTACTGCACCGCCGGAATTTCCGGTGGGCACATAAATCCGGCGGTGACATTCGGGCTTCTGCTGGCCCGAAAGGTGTCATTGGTTCGGGCCGTGCTGTACATGGCGGCGCAGTGCTTAGGCGCCGTGTGCGGGTGCGGGCTGGTGAAGGCGTTCCAGAAGGCGTACTACGTCAACTACGGCGGCGGCGCCAATGAGCTCGCCGATGGGTACAGCACCGGCACCGGCGTCGCGGCCGAGATCATCGGAACATTTGTCCTCGTCTACACTGTCTTCGCCGCCACCGACCCCAAGAGGAATGCCAGAGACTCCCACGTTCCG GTTTTGGCGCCACTTCCAATTGGATTTGCAGTTTTTATGGTTCACTTAGCGACCATCCCGATCACGGGTACGGGCATCAACCCGGCCCGAAGTTTCGGAGCCGCAGTCATTTATGGCAAAGACAAAGCCTGGGATGATCAA TGGATTTTTTGGGTGGGGCCCTTCGTCGGAGCAGCCATCGCTGCAATCTACCATCAGTTCGTTCTTCGGGCCGGAGCAGTAAAATCTTTTGGATCGTTCAAGAGCTCTGCTTATTGA
- the LOC131020555 gene encoding uncharacterized protein LOC131020555: MWGSILRRVISHSHQQSRRLSGGPWLMLPPARSGNTAAYNLYSPVKGQVVSFNINGNDETVEVMQDPATRLVGSSHGWLALFNPRRRVFFLSNPLSGCRIDLPHPPTDFIVPPLKVIVSSSSPDDDDCRALMMFDSDAYSYVCRPGRSAWTLFGKFAYEDFVYSAARKRFLCVLQDQFMHDSDDEELEPWDLECWNVVQEPEPTIDWKVETLDSDFLHKQMREVSFRFKRYMRYLVADAYVVTRYFNWYKKYEKTVGFDVHRIGKGVASRYMEGSLDGLVMFVGVNESFAVAASEFPELQPDSIYYTHNSFYDDGDVYGGHDLGIFDYRNKTWSPCYYPCDPSSFKKIHPPPIWYTPNAPLYN; this comes from the coding sequence ATGTGGGGGTCAATATTGCGGCGCGTGATTTCGCACTCCCACCAGCAATCTCGAAGACTCTCCGGAGGGCCGTGGTTGATGCTTCCACCGGCGCGGTCAGGGAATACGGCGGCGTACAATTTATACTCTCCCGTGAAGGGACAAGTAGTGAGCTTCAACATCAACGGCAATGATGAGACAGTAGAGGTTATGCAGGACCCCGCAACTAGGCTGGTGGGTTCGTCGCACGGCTGGCTAGCTCTGTTCAACCCCCGCCGCAGGGTCTTTTTCCTGTCGAATCCCCTCTCCGGTTGCCGTATAGATCTTCCGCACCCGCCCACCGACTTTATCGTTCCTCCTCTCAAGGTGATCGTCTCGTCGTCCTCTCCCGACGACGACGACTGCCGTGCCTTGATGATGTTTGACTCTGATGCATATTCCTATGTTTGCCGTCCCGGCCGCAGCGCATGGACTCTCTTCGGCAAATTTGCTTACGAAGATTTCGTCTACTCCGCCGCACGGAAACGATTTCTGTGCGTGCTGCAAGATCAATTTATGCACGATTCCGACGACGAGGAGTTGGAGCCGTGGGACTTGGAGTGCTGGAATGTTGTACAAGAGCCAGAACCAACGATCGATTGGAAGGTTGAGACGTTGGATTCTGATTTTCTTCATAAGCAAATGAGAGAGGTTAGTTTCCGCTTCAAGCGGTACATGAGATACCTGGTAGCCGACGCCTACGTCGTCACGCGCTATTTCAACTGGTacaaaaaatatgagaaaacGGTTGGATTTGATGTGCATAGAATCGGCAAGGGCGTAGCGTCGCGTTACATGGAGGGCAGCTTGGATGGGCTGGTGATGTTTGTCGGAGTCAACGAGTCGTTTGCGGTGGCGGCGTCGGAGTTCCCGGAGTTGCAGCCGGATTCCATTTACTACACACACAACAGCTTCTACGACGATGGTGATGTGTATGGCGGTCACGATCTTGGCATTTTTGATTATCGTAACAAGACTTGGTCTCCTTGCTATTATCCCTGCGACCCTTCAAGTTTCAAAAAGATTCATCCACCACCTATATGGTATACTCCCAACGCACcactatataattaa
- the LOC131020554 gene encoding probable E3 ubiquitin-protein ligase LOG2, translating to MGNISSTGVHGRRRNSTRRSHPPPPPPQAPQPEITANRYVFAAATPYPPSSQYPNPNPNAPPPYYQYPGYYPPPPPAAMPMPLPAPYDHHHHPAAHANWVNGRYPYGPMMQAAAPPYVEHQKAVTIRNDVNLKKETLRIEADEENPGKYLVSFTYDATVAGSITIIFFAKEGEDCCLTPIKESLHPPIKVDFEQGLGQKFKQPSGTGIDLSMFEEGELLKDGDMDIYPLAVKAEASTEGQNGNSDNGSSNSQITQAVFEKDKGEYHLRVVKQILWVNGMRYELQEIYGIGNSVEGEFDENDPGKECVICLSEPRDTTVLPCRHMCMCSECAKVLRFQTNRCPICRQPVERLLEIKVNNGADE from the exons ATGGGTAACATAAGCAGCACCGGCGTGCACGGCCGGAGAAGGAACTCCACCCGCCGGAgccacccgccgccgccgccgccgcaggcTCCGCAGCCGGAGATCACCGCCAACCGCTACGTGTTCGCGGCGGCGACGCCCTACCCCCCGTCGTCGCAGTACCCCAACCCCAACCCCAACGCGCCGCCGCCGTATTACCAGTACCCAGGCTACTacccgccgccgccaccggctGCGATGCCCATGCCCCTCCCGGCGCCGTATGATCACCACCACCATCCGGCGGCGCACGCCAATTGGGTTAACGGTCGGTACCCCTACGGGCCCATGAtgcaggcggcggcgccgccctatGTGGAGCACCAGAAGGCGGTGACGATTCGGAACGACGTGAATTTGAAGAAGGAGACGCTGAGGATCGAAGCCGATGAGGAAAATCCCGGGAAATATCTTGTTTCGTTCACGTATGACGCCACTGTGGCGGGAAG cattacaataattttttttgcgaAGGAGGGTGAAGATTGTTGCTTGACTCCAATCAAAGAAAGCTTGCATCCGCCGATCAAGGTGGATTTTGAACAAGGTCTAGGCCAGAAATTTAAGCAACCCTCTGGAACTGGGATAGACCTTTCAATGTTTGAGGAGGGAGAATTGTTGAAAGACGGGGACATGGACATTTATCCATTGGCAGTCAAAGCAGAGGCATCGACAGAGGGTCAAAATGGAAATTCTGACAACGGGTCTTCAAACTCCCAGATAACTCAGGCGGTGTTTGAGAAGGATAAAGGTGAATATCATCTAAGAGTGGTGAAGCAGATATTGTGGGTGAACGGCATGAGGTATGAGTTACAAGAGATCTATGGAATTGGAAATTCTGTCGAGGGCGAATTCGATGAGAACGATCCTGGAAAAGAATGCGTTATATGCCTCTCTGAACCTCGAGACACTACTGTCCTCCCTTGTCGTCACATG TGTATGTGCAGCGAGTGTGCAAAAGTTCTGAGGTTCCAAACAAACAGGTGTCCGATATGTAGACAGCCAGTGGAGCGCCTTTTAGAGATCAAAGTCAACAATGGAGCCGATGAAtaa
- the LOC131020559 gene encoding fasciclin-like arabinogalactan protein 12, whose translation MIQLLIPFPVPFLFLFLFCCTLTAAAQPLAAAPALSVPSAPTTVAASPAPTGPDSVISILKKDGRFGVFIKLLQSTKVADNLDSQLIDSSNGLTVFAPTDSAFSNLKTGTLNSFTDEQKTELVQFHVLTSHISPSQFQTASNPLRTQAGGSTELLAMNVTAIGSLVNITTGETNTSVSNTIFDDNQLAVYQVDKVLLPMRFYVPLPPPPPPPPPPKTPSPKASPVYVAPVDSSTNKCLSEKKALYATACFMLVLAAFP comes from the coding sequence ATGATTCAGCTACTCATCCCATTCCCAGTtcccttcctcttcctcttcctcttttGCTGCACCCTTACTGCTGCTGCACAGCCCCTCGCAGCAGCCCCTGCATTGTCCGTGCCAAGCGCGCCGACTACTGTGGCAGCTAGCCCTGCGCCGACTGGGCCGGACAGTGTGATCTCCATCCTCAAAAAGGATGGAAGGTTCGGTGTgttcatcaaacttctgcagagCACTAAGGTTGCAGATAACCTTGACTCACAACTTATTGATTCAAGTAATGGCCTCACAGTTTTCGCCCCGACGGATAGTGCCTTCTCCAACCTTAAAACGGGCACGCTGAACTCCTTCACCGATGAGCAGAAAACGGAGCTGGTGCAGTTTCATGTCCTGACTAGCCATATATCTCCGTCGCAGTTCCAGACAGCCAGCAATCCTCTGCGCACACAAGCCGGGGGAAGCACGGAACTGCTGGCGATGAACGTGACTGCAATAGGAAGTCTAGTGAATATTACAACGGGAGAAACAAACACAAGTGTGTCCAACACAATCTTTGACGACAACCAGCTAGCTGTGTATCAAGTGGATAAAGTGTTGCTTCCGATGAGATTTTACGTACCtctgccaccgccgccgccaccaccacctccaccaaAGACACCTTCTCCCAAGGCTTCACCGGTTTATGTTGCACCAGTGGATTCGTCCACCAACAAATGCCTTTCCGAAAAAAAGGCGTTATATGCAACGGCCTGTTTCATGTTAGTACTGGCAGCATTTCCATGA
- the LOC131020556 gene encoding uncharacterized protein LOC131020556, with translation MWRHSHQQSRRLSSSGGGPWLMLPPARSGNSAAYKLYSPVKGEVVSFNINGNEEAVEVMQDPATRLVGSSHGWLALFNSHRKAFFLSNPLSGRRIDLPPPPSDFITTPFKVIVSSSPDDDDCRALMMYRSDTHSYVCRPGRSAWTPLGRFPYEDFVYSPARKRFLCVLAEQFMYDSDDGELEPWDLECWNVVQESIEWKAKSLDSEFLHKQMREVSFHFERYMRYLVADDRRHRIYVVTRYFNWYKKCERTVGFHVHRIGKGDMEGSLDGLVMFVGVNESFAVAASEFPELQPDSIYYTHNSFNLPDDVYGGHDLGIFDYRNKTWSPCYYPCDPSSFKKIHPPPIWYTPTPIPTTIYI, from the coding sequence ATGTGGCGGCACTCCCACCAGCAATCTCGAAGACTCTCCAGCAGCGGAGGAGGGCCATGGTTGATGCTTCCACCGGCGCGGTCAGGGAATTCGGCAGCGTACAAGTTATACTCCCCCGTGAAGGGAGAAGTAGTGAGCTTCAACATCAACGGCAACGAAGAGGCAGTAGAGGTAATGCAGGACCCCGCAACTAGGTTGGTGGGGTCGTCGCACGGCTGGCTAGCTCTGTTCAACAGCCACCGCAAGGCCTTTTTCCTCTCGAATCCCCTCTCCGGCCGCCGCATAGATCTTCCGCCCCCGCCGTCCGACTTTATCACTACTCCTTTCAAGGTGATCGTCTCGTCCTCTCCCGACGACGACGACTGCCGCGCCTTGATGATGTATCGCTCTGATACACATTCCTATGTCTGCCGTCCCGGCCGCAGCGCGTGGACTCCCTTGGGCAGATTTCCTTACGAAGATTTCGTCTACTCCCCCGCACGGAAACGATTTCTGTGCGTGCTGGCAGAACAATTTATGTATGATTCCGACGACGGGGAGTTGGAGCCGTGGGACTTGGAGTGCTGGAATGTTGTACAAGAAAGCATCGAGTGGAAGGCCAAGTCGTTGGATTCTGAGTTTCTTCATAAACAAATGAGAGAGGTTAGTTTCCACTTCGAGCGGTACATGAGATACCTGGTGGCCGACGACCGCCGCCACCGCATCTACGTCGTCACGCGCTATTTCAACTGGTACAAAAAATGTGAGAGAACAGTTGGATTTCATGTGCATAGAATCGGCAAGGGAGACATGGAGGGGAGCTTGGATGGGCTAGTGATGTTTGTCGGAGTCAACGAGTCGTTTGCGGTGGCGGCGTCGGAGTTCCCGGAGTTGCAGCCAGACTCCATTTACTACACACATAACAGCTTCAACTTGCCGGATGATGTGTATGGCGGCCACGATCTTGGCATTTTTGATTATCGTAACAAGACTTGGTCTCCTTGCTATTATCCCTGCGACCCTTCAAGTTTCAAAAAGATTCATCCACCACCTATATGGTATACTCCCACCCCCATCCccaccactatatatatatga
- the LOC131020551 gene encoding uncharacterized protein LOC131020551 yields the protein MASLKELVVQGWKSDNGFRAGYLTKLEEAMKAAFPETDLKGSPHINSKICAWKKNYYSLSQMLSRSGIGFNTNGDYLIDCSNEMWEQIVKCDPNARLMRYKPWPMLEDWKEVFGKDRATGEQAEDLMDAVNEMHRREHVVLNTPESDYHVNLDDILDHETVDESVGQSSKETPTAGVVGRKRKQRDDMSGLCEVLREINRTTDRRLENLANRIGYDFDMGKARQEVFDQLGCISSFTMEDKFDVCELLADKIERLEIFRGLPAEAKEAYARRFLEGRFK from the exons ATGGCTTCGTTGAAGGAGTTGGTGGTCCAAGGCTGGAAGTCGGACAACGGGTTTAGGGCGGGATACCTAACTAAACTCGAGGAGGCGATGAAGGCTGCGTTTCCAGAGACGGATCTCAAAGGTTCCCCGCACATAAACTCTAAGATATGTGcgtggaaaaaaaattactatagcTTGTCACAAATGTTATCCCGCAGTGGAATTGGGTTTAACACCAATGGTGACTATTTGATTGATTGCTCAAATGAAATGTGGGAGCAAATAGTCAAG TGTGATCCCAATGCAAGGCTTATGAGGTACAAGCCATGGCCGATGCTAGAGGATTGGAAAGAGGTTTTCGGTAAAGACCGCGCAACCGGGGAACAAGCTGAGGACTTGATGGATGCAGTCAATGAGATGCATCGCCGCGAACACGTCGTGCTCAACACTCCTGAATCCGACTACCATGTCAATCTTGATGACATTCTGGACCACGAAACCGTCGACGAAAGTGTTGGTCAAAGCAGCAAGGAGACACCCACGGCTGGTGTTGTTGGCAGGAAGCGTAAACAGCGGGATGATATGAGTGGTCTGTGTGAGGTACTTCGTGAGATCAACCGTACCACGGATAGGAGGCTGGAGAACTTGGCTAATAGAATTGGTTATGACTTTGACATGGGAAAGGCTAGGCAAGAGGTCTTTGATCAGCTTGGTTGCATCTCGAGCTTTACTATGGAGGACAAATTCGATGTGTGCGAGCTCCTTGCGGACAAGATCGAGCGTCTTGAGATTTTCCGTGGCCTGCCGGCAGAGGCAAAGGAAGCATATGCGAGGCGTTTCCTCGAGGGGAGGTTCAAGTGA